From the Carya illinoinensis cultivar Pawnee chromosome 4, C.illinoinensisPawnee_v1, whole genome shotgun sequence genome, one window contains:
- the LOC122306824 gene encoding protein LONGIFOLIA 2-like isoform X1 has protein sequence MSANLLYTSSKDENQELQKQVGCMNGIFQFFDRHHFLTGRRSNSHGHKRFLPGQNRNSATETRALQRVTERNPKKFVKEKQRVSTESSQTSLSSSTCSSSFSSLNCKTAQFEPSLFNQPSFPGNPTLPMNKPYASLQSSQQSLDLRDVVKEPIYREGRALSVKTYRKEVAVGTTLKYIGSPRPLSPPKCVKSRASGVNDSVRSLAKLQEVPRNYKEQKQRIVLSSLKDVPRLSYDGRVSQDACKSRIKLKELPRLSLDSREGSIRGPASETKSNFLLKDLKRRNDDSSEKLNQKQEPESSDRPSNLIVKLMGLEAFQQSTSTSENPLGFISSCQTDKSDPLSKSSRTTDGNKKNQISTSPRKSYKDPMSSRSKDADSVMRPTSGSRFPTEPTPWRQPDGRQSSQQIPFKYREATTKASNSYPSVYGEIEKRLAKLEFKKSGKNLRAPKQMLEAMQKTNTALDYKREQASKFASQTCNYGSYHQSSNLASPRKVQNKDSVSTTTKGLHSSESSIFPMVKIRKTMDCASTIIPTECMSGLNKPGFSANGRMAKMQTAKDLSPRSNHLKDHFSPLSCSTDKKTNVRTSKSTSALKVPRHIIGENNTSSVTVSPRLQQRKISLQKQSPPTIPSSDTTKAIRQRTRQPVGPISPGRKLRLISPSLQQCNDQLSETSSGMRNLTHQGDTFSLTSESNISLCSHTDTEFTSTNHSDKINATFFKQDGKKHKTAPGSSEDRIMVKPAIAALEQPSPVSVLDATFNRDESTSPVKKISKAFKDYEARDPEEGEWIPVDRAQLPTRTKPCFSADVDDKKSESIQHLVQNIQQENTTEEETITAYTAALHESMNSNYRHISEISLSSGLLRDLDSGSTTIQLQASGHQINFNSFLALEQTKASAGLLNDKQSDERIFNLEPSEKIQRVLVFDTVNEILVRKLLLGCPTPPQKWLSPKKQAAGNPKGQHLLEEICSEVDLLKNNNLNRSLVGEYDSLRSIISEDLTHRSMKWIDCHSEIPGLVLDIERLIFKDLITEIVNSQGVGLQGQSGGPFRKPLSR, from the exons ATGTCTGCAAATCTTTTGTATACCAGCTCAAAGGATGAAAATCAAGAGCTGCAGAAGCAGGTTGGGTGCATGAATGGAATTTTTCAGTTCTTTGACCGCCACCATTTCCTCACCGGCCGACGTAGTAACAGCCACGGCCACAAGAGATTTCTTCCAG GTCAAAATAGGAACTCCGCAACAGAAACTCGTGCATTACAGAGAGTTACG gaaagaaacccaaaGAAGTTTGTGAAAGAGAAACAGAGAGTCTCGACAGAATCATCCCAAACCTCTCTTTCATCCTCCACATGTTCATCTAGCTTCTCCTCTCTCAACTGTAAAACAGCTCAATTCGAGCCATCTTTGTTTAACCAACCCAGTTTCCCTGGAAACCCCACTCTGCCTATGAACAAACCATATGCGTCTTTGCAGTCAAGCCAGCAATCTCTTGATCTTCGAGATGTTGTTAAAGAACCCATCTACAGAGAGGGCCGTGCATTATCGGTGAAGACTTATAGAAAAGAGGTAGCAGTAGGCACTACCTTGAAATACATAGGCTCCCCGAGACCTTTGTCGCCACCCAAATGCGTCAAGTCCAGAGCTTCTGGTGTCAATGATTCAGTTCGCAGTCTTGCTAAGCTCCAGGAAGTACCAAGGAATTACAAGGAACAGAAACAAAGAATCGTGCTCTCCTCACTGAAGGATGTTCCCCGGCTCTCTTATGATGGAAGGGTATCACAAGATGCATGCAAGTCCAGAATAAAGCTCAAGGAACTCCCAAGGCTTTCATTGGACAGCAGAGAAGGCTCCATAAGGGGTCCTGCCTCTgaaacaaaatcaaattttcttttgaagGATCTGAAAAGAAGGAATGACGACTCCAGTGAGAAGCTTAACCAGAAGCAAGAACCAGAAAGTTCCGATCGACCATCAAACCTTATAGTGAAGTTGATGGGATTGGAAGCTTTCCAACAGTCAACATCCACCAGTGAGAATCCATTAGGGTTTATTAGTAGCTGCCAAACTGATAAATCTGATCCCCTCTCAAAATCATCAAGAACAACTGatggaaacaagaaaaatcaaatttctACTTCCCCAAGGAAATCGTACAAGGACCCCATGTCATCCAGGTCAAAAGATGCTGATTCAGTTATGAGGCCTACCTCAGGATCAAGATTCCCTACAGAACCAACTCCGTGGAGGCAGCCAGATGGCAGGCAAAGTTCTCAACAAATACCTTTCAAGTACAGGGAAGCTACCACAAAAGCCTCAAACTCCTACCCCTCTGTTTATGGTGAAATCGAAAAACGGTTAGCCAAACTTGAGTTCAAAAAATCTGGTAAAAATCTCAGAGCTCCTAAACAGATGCTTGAAGCAATGCAGAAGACCAACACAGCATTAGATTACAAAAGAGAGCAAGCTTCAAAATTTGCATCACAAACATGCAACTATGGCAGTTATCACCAAAGCTCAAATTTAGCAAGCCCAAGAAAGGTACAAAATAAGGACTCAGTTTCCACCACAACCAAGGGGCTGCATTCTTCAGAGAGTTCTATATTCCCAATGGTCAAAATCAGAAAAACAATGGATTGTGCTTCCACCATAATTCCGACCGAATGTATGTCAGGTCTCAACAAGCCTGGTTTTTCTGCAAATGGGAGAATGGCTAAAATGCAAACAGCTAAAGATCTATCGCCAAGAAGCAATCATCTAAAAGACCATTTCAGTCCACTGTCTTGCTCCACGGATAAGAAAACCAATGTGAGAACTTCAAAATCAACATCAGCCTTAAAGGTGCCTAGACACATCATTGGAGAAAACAACACAAGCTCAGTAACTGTGAGCCCGAGGTTGCAACAAAGGAAGATCAGTTTGCAGAAGCAGTCACCTCCCACCATCCCATCTTCGGATACAACCAAAGCCATTAGGCAACGTACTAGACAACCAGTGGGACCAATCTCCCCGGGTAGAAAACTCAGACTAATATCTCCCAGTTTGCAGCAATGCAATGACCAGTTGAGTGAGACCAGCAGCGGCATGAGAAATTTAACTCACCAAGGTGACACCTTTTCTCTGACATCAGAAAGCAACATTAGCTTGTGTTCTCATACTGATACAGAATTCACAAGCACCAATCACTCTGATAAGATCAATGCCACCTTCTTCAAGCAGGATGGCAAGAAACATAAG ACTGCACCAGGGTCCAGCGAAGACAGGATCATGGTTAAACCTGCAATAGCTGCCTTAGAACAACCAAGCCCCGTGTCTGTTCTTGATGCTACCTTTAACAGAGACGAGTCAACATCTCCTGTGAAGAAGATATCAAAAGCCTTTAAAG ATTATGAGGCCCGAGATCCTGAAGAAGGGGAATGGATTCCAGTAGATCGAGCTCAATTGCCGACGAGAACAAAGCCCTGTTTCAGTGCTGatgttgatgataaaaaatcaGAAAGCATCCAGCATTTAGTTCAGAATATTCAACAAGAAAACACTACTGAAGAGGAAACCATCACTGCTTACACTGCAGCACTCCATGAGAGCATGAATTCAAACTACAGACACATTTCAGAAATATCGTTATCATCGGGCCTCCTTAGAGATCTTGACTCTGGCTCAACAACCATTCAGCTCCAAGCATCGGGCCACCAAATCAATTTTAACTCGTTCCTTGCATTGGAACAAACAAAGGCAAGTGCTGGGCTCTTGAATGATAAGCAAAGTGATGaaagaatttttaatttagaacCCTCTGAGAAAATTCAAAGAGTACTCGTATTTGATACTGTTAATGAAATTCTTGTTCGAAAGTTGCTTTTAGGATGTCCTACTCCCCCACAGAAATGGTTATCACCAAAAAAGCAAGCAGCAGGAAATCCAAAAGGGCAGCACCTTCTGGAAGAAATTTGTTCAGAGGTAGATCTGCTAAAGAATAATAACTTGAACAGAAGCCTAGTTGGCGAGTATGACAGCTTGAGGAGCATCATATCAGAAGATTTAACACATCGATCAATGAAATGGATAGATTGCCACAGCGAAATTCCTGGGTTAGTGTTGGATATTGAGCGGTTGATCTTTAAAGACTTAATAACTGAAATTGTAAACAGTCAGGGAGTTGGTCTGCAAGGCCAGTCTGGTGGGCCTTTCAGGAAGCCACTCTCAAGATag
- the LOC122306824 gene encoding protein LONGIFOLIA 2-like isoform X2, which yields MSANLLYTSSKDENQELQKQVGCMNGIFQFFDRHHFLTGRRSNSHGHKRFLPGQNRNSATETRALQRVTERNPKKFVKEKQRVSTESSQTSLSSSTCSSSFSSLNCKTAQFEPSLFNQPSFPGNPTLPMNKPYASLQSSQQSLDLRDVVKEPIYREGRALSVKTYRKEVAVGTTLKYIGSPRPLSPPKCVKSRASGVNDSVRSLAKLQEVPRNYKEQKQRIVLSSLKDVPRLSYDGRVSQDACKSRIKLKELPRLSLDSREGSIRGPASETKSNFLLKDLKRRNDDSSEKLNQKQEPESSDRPSNLIVKLMGLEAFQQSTSTSENPLGFISSCQTDKSDPLSKSSRTTDGNKKNQISTSPRKSYKDPMSSRSKDADSVMRPTSGSRFPTEPTPWRQPDGRQSSQQIPFKYREATTKASNSYPSVYGEIEKRLAKLEFKKSGKNLRAPKQMLEAMQKTNTALDYKREQASKFASQTCNYGSYHQSSNLASPRKVQNKDSVSTTTKGLHSSESSIFPMVKIRKTMDCASTIIPTECMSGLNKPGFSANGRMAKMQTAKDLSPRSNHLKDHFSPLSCSTDKKTNVRTSKSTSALKVPRHIIGENNTSSVTVSPRLQQRKISLQKQSPPTIPSSDTTKAIRQRTRQPVGPISPGRKLRLISPSLQQCNDQLSETSSGMRNLTHQGDTFSLTSESNISLCSHTDTEFTSTNHSDKINATFFKQDGKKHKTAPGSSEDRIMVKPAIAALEQPSPVSVLDATFNRDESTSPVKKISKAFKDYEARDPEEGEWIPVDRAQLPTRTKPCFSADVDDKKSESIQHLVQNIQQENTTEEETITAYTAALHESMNSNYRHISEISLSSGLLRDLDSGSTTIQLQASGHQINFNSFLALEQTKDVLLPHRNGYHQKSKQQEIQKGSTFWKKFVQR from the exons ATGTCTGCAAATCTTTTGTATACCAGCTCAAAGGATGAAAATCAAGAGCTGCAGAAGCAGGTTGGGTGCATGAATGGAATTTTTCAGTTCTTTGACCGCCACCATTTCCTCACCGGCCGACGTAGTAACAGCCACGGCCACAAGAGATTTCTTCCAG GTCAAAATAGGAACTCCGCAACAGAAACTCGTGCATTACAGAGAGTTACG gaaagaaacccaaaGAAGTTTGTGAAAGAGAAACAGAGAGTCTCGACAGAATCATCCCAAACCTCTCTTTCATCCTCCACATGTTCATCTAGCTTCTCCTCTCTCAACTGTAAAACAGCTCAATTCGAGCCATCTTTGTTTAACCAACCCAGTTTCCCTGGAAACCCCACTCTGCCTATGAACAAACCATATGCGTCTTTGCAGTCAAGCCAGCAATCTCTTGATCTTCGAGATGTTGTTAAAGAACCCATCTACAGAGAGGGCCGTGCATTATCGGTGAAGACTTATAGAAAAGAGGTAGCAGTAGGCACTACCTTGAAATACATAGGCTCCCCGAGACCTTTGTCGCCACCCAAATGCGTCAAGTCCAGAGCTTCTGGTGTCAATGATTCAGTTCGCAGTCTTGCTAAGCTCCAGGAAGTACCAAGGAATTACAAGGAACAGAAACAAAGAATCGTGCTCTCCTCACTGAAGGATGTTCCCCGGCTCTCTTATGATGGAAGGGTATCACAAGATGCATGCAAGTCCAGAATAAAGCTCAAGGAACTCCCAAGGCTTTCATTGGACAGCAGAGAAGGCTCCATAAGGGGTCCTGCCTCTgaaacaaaatcaaattttcttttgaagGATCTGAAAAGAAGGAATGACGACTCCAGTGAGAAGCTTAACCAGAAGCAAGAACCAGAAAGTTCCGATCGACCATCAAACCTTATAGTGAAGTTGATGGGATTGGAAGCTTTCCAACAGTCAACATCCACCAGTGAGAATCCATTAGGGTTTATTAGTAGCTGCCAAACTGATAAATCTGATCCCCTCTCAAAATCATCAAGAACAACTGatggaaacaagaaaaatcaaatttctACTTCCCCAAGGAAATCGTACAAGGACCCCATGTCATCCAGGTCAAAAGATGCTGATTCAGTTATGAGGCCTACCTCAGGATCAAGATTCCCTACAGAACCAACTCCGTGGAGGCAGCCAGATGGCAGGCAAAGTTCTCAACAAATACCTTTCAAGTACAGGGAAGCTACCACAAAAGCCTCAAACTCCTACCCCTCTGTTTATGGTGAAATCGAAAAACGGTTAGCCAAACTTGAGTTCAAAAAATCTGGTAAAAATCTCAGAGCTCCTAAACAGATGCTTGAAGCAATGCAGAAGACCAACACAGCATTAGATTACAAAAGAGAGCAAGCTTCAAAATTTGCATCACAAACATGCAACTATGGCAGTTATCACCAAAGCTCAAATTTAGCAAGCCCAAGAAAGGTACAAAATAAGGACTCAGTTTCCACCACAACCAAGGGGCTGCATTCTTCAGAGAGTTCTATATTCCCAATGGTCAAAATCAGAAAAACAATGGATTGTGCTTCCACCATAATTCCGACCGAATGTATGTCAGGTCTCAACAAGCCTGGTTTTTCTGCAAATGGGAGAATGGCTAAAATGCAAACAGCTAAAGATCTATCGCCAAGAAGCAATCATCTAAAAGACCATTTCAGTCCACTGTCTTGCTCCACGGATAAGAAAACCAATGTGAGAACTTCAAAATCAACATCAGCCTTAAAGGTGCCTAGACACATCATTGGAGAAAACAACACAAGCTCAGTAACTGTGAGCCCGAGGTTGCAACAAAGGAAGATCAGTTTGCAGAAGCAGTCACCTCCCACCATCCCATCTTCGGATACAACCAAAGCCATTAGGCAACGTACTAGACAACCAGTGGGACCAATCTCCCCGGGTAGAAAACTCAGACTAATATCTCCCAGTTTGCAGCAATGCAATGACCAGTTGAGTGAGACCAGCAGCGGCATGAGAAATTTAACTCACCAAGGTGACACCTTTTCTCTGACATCAGAAAGCAACATTAGCTTGTGTTCTCATACTGATACAGAATTCACAAGCACCAATCACTCTGATAAGATCAATGCCACCTTCTTCAAGCAGGATGGCAAGAAACATAAG ACTGCACCAGGGTCCAGCGAAGACAGGATCATGGTTAAACCTGCAATAGCTGCCTTAGAACAACCAAGCCCCGTGTCTGTTCTTGATGCTACCTTTAACAGAGACGAGTCAACATCTCCTGTGAAGAAGATATCAAAAGCCTTTAAAG ATTATGAGGCCCGAGATCCTGAAGAAGGGGAATGGATTCCAGTAGATCGAGCTCAATTGCCGACGAGAACAAAGCCCTGTTTCAGTGCTGatgttgatgataaaaaatcaGAAAGCATCCAGCATTTAGTTCAGAATATTCAACAAGAAAACACTACTGAAGAGGAAACCATCACTGCTTACACTGCAGCACTCCATGAGAGCATGAATTCAAACTACAGACACATTTCAGAAATATCGTTATCATCGGGCCTCCTTAGAGATCTTGACTCTGGCTCAACAACCATTCAGCTCCAAGCATCGGGCCACCAAATCAATTTTAACTCGTTCCTTGCATTGGAACAAACAAAG GATGTCCTACTCCCCCACAGAAATGGTTATCACCAAAAAAGCAAGCAGCAGGAAATCCAAAAGGGCAGCACCTTCTGGAAGAAATTTGTTCAGAGGTAG
- the LOC122306825 gene encoding transcription initiation factor TFIID subunit 8-like encodes MSDGGRESEREPEKPARQKRAGGDELARAAARLAVAQISESQGFQTFQHSALETLSDVAVRYIYEIGKTANFYANLSGRTECNVFDIIQGLEDLGLVQGFLGASDIEHCLANSGTVKELVQYVDEAEKIPFAYSLPQFPVAKDRKLTPSFLQIGEEPPGEHIPAWLPAFPDPSTYAPSSSRIERSIEPPTSKIDQESHNRKVERSLLNLHQRLACSGLEGPSLVNHGDATKAKQAVGSNPFLAAPLQFGEKEVSPVLLPAKVKLLNEAIMRNPSMENHGRDNHISVLEALAPDIEAMESRLLDSEEKEKKVLLNSRPAVQFKIGIGRKSLGTMQDLSLQKKSFEVTSPWFGRENEKDDKKMRAEKILKESMGHTQELGHL; translated from the coding sequence ATGAGCGATGGAGGTCGGGAGAGTGAAAGAGAACCTGAAAAACCAGCTCGTCAGAAGAGAGCCGGTGGAGATGAATTGGCCCGAGCGGCTGCAAGGCTTGCTGTAGCACAGATATCTGAGAGTCAGGGGTTTCAGACTTTTCAGCACTCTGCTCTTGAAACACTGTCTGACGTTGCTGTTCGGTACATTTATGAAATCGGCAAGACTGCAAATTTCTATGCCAATCTTTCAGGTAGAACGGAGTGCAATGTTTTTGATATAATTCAAGGGTTGGAAGATTTGGGCTTGGTACAGGGGTTTTTGGGTGCTTCAGATATTGAGCATTGCCTCGCAAATTCAGGCACAGTTAAGGAACTTGTTCAGTATGTTGATGAAGCTGAAAAGATCCCATTTGCATATTCTCTTCCGCAGTTTCCAGTTGCTAAAGACCGGAAGCTAACTCCAAGTTTTTTACAAATTGGGGAAGAGCCTCCAGGTGAGCATATACCCGCTTGGTTGCCTGCTTTTCCTGATCCCAGCACTTATGCTCCATCATCTTCTAGGATTGAGAGAAGTATAGAACCTCCCACGTCTAAGATTGACCAGGAAAGCCACAACAGAAAGGTAGAAAGGTCTTTGTTGAACTTACATCAACGGTTAGCTTGTAGTGGACTGGAAGGACCCTCCTTAGTCAACCATGGGGATGCTACTAAGGCAAAACAAGCAGTTGGGAGTAATCCGTTTCTTGCTGCACCTCTGCAATTCGGAGAAAAGGAGGTATCTCCTGTTCTTCTTCCAGCGAAAGTGAAGCTTTTAAATGAAGCAATCATGAGAAATCCTAGTATGGAAAATCATGGCAGGGATAATCATATCTCAGTGTTAGAGGCATTGGCTCCAGATATTGAAGCAATGGAGAGCAGATTGCTTGAttctgaagaaaaagaaaaaaaggttcTTTTGAACAGCAGGCCAGCTGTACAATTTAAGATCGGTATTGGAAGGAAGTCCTTAGGGACAATGCAAGATTTAAGCCTTCAGAAAAAGAGTTTTGAGGTAACTTCACCATGGTTTGGGAGGGAAAATGAGAAGGATGACAAGAAGATGAGGGCCGAGAAAATTCTGAAAGAGTCTATGGGACACACACAGGAACTGGGTCATTTGTAA
- the LOC122308141 gene encoding transcription factor TCP13-like translates to MINDGRHKMITSPKEADFPQKQEGSSSDDKITKASSSSTVPWLRLKDPRIVRVSRAFGGKDRHSKVCTIRGLRDRRVRLSVPTAIQLYDLQERLGLNQPSKVIDWLLNAAKDEIDELPPLRIPPGNIGLNHPQMLTCNNEVGASHSDEGFKMNSGIQWEGSSRLPKPNIWSLHALSGAQSEESARDQTINPKENWTKGNEEDKLRGNEGHAAQFPSNNFLPRVNSSPLPAGFLNSSMPYNYHNWDPSSFPPSNSGSHGYRSRTEDTHNINVMSLPSSSSLSTGSQILVCPPGTTQPFFPSHSMASGEIGPRQVNHFQMLSSNSDHNLLQNSLTPPVFPISQSIRPFYFSMSTPNKLLHSTNNSGSQANEDQDQFPSK, encoded by the coding sequence ATGATCAATGATGGGAGACATAAGATGATAACAAGTCCAAAAGAAGCGGATTTTCCACAGAAGCAGGAAGGCAGTTCAAGTGATGACAAAATCACCAAGGCTTCATCAAGTTCAACAGTACCATGGTTAAGATTGAAGGATCCAAGGATTGTGCGGGTGTCTCGTGCTTTTGGAGGAAAAGACAGGCATAGCAAAGTTTGCACCATAAGAGGATTGAGAGACAGGCGGGTGAGGCTTTCAGTACCTACAGCTATTCAATTGTATGATCTTCAAGAGAGGCTTGGGCTTAATCAGCCTAGCAAAGTTATCGATTGGTTGCTCAATGCCGCTAAAGATGAAATTGATGAACTCCCGCCACTGCGAATACCACCAGGGAACATTGGCCTAAACCATCCACAAATGTTAACTTGTAATAATGAAGTTGGTGCTTCTCATTCTGATGAAGGGTTTAAAATGAATAGTGGAATTCAGTGGGAAGGTTCTAGCCGATTACCAAAACCAAACATTTGGAGTTTGCATGCTCTTTCGGGGGCTCAATCAGAAGAATCTGCAAGAGATCAAACAATCAATCCAAAAGAAAATTGGACAAAAGGGAATGAAGAAGATAAACTACGAGGCAATGAAGGTCATGCTGCACAATTTCCATCAAATAACTTCTTGCCGAGAGTTAATTCATCTCCCTTACCAGCTGGTTTCCTGAATAGTTCCATGCCTTACAATTATCATAATTGGGATCCCTCAAGTTTTCCTCCATCTAATTCAGGAAGCCATGGATACAGGTCCCGAACAGAAGACACACACAATATCAATGTCATGTCATTGCCTTCCTCGTCGTCTTTATCAACTGGGTCTCAAATTTTGGTATGTCCTCCGGGAACAACACAACCTTTTTTCCCTTCGCATTCTATGGCGTCTGGGGAGATTGGTCCGAGACAAGTTAACCATTTTCAAATGTTGAGCTCAAATTCTGATCATAACCTTTTGCAAAATTCTCTCACACCACCTGTTTTCCCTATAAGCCAATCCATAAGACCCTTCTATTTCAGTATGAGTACTCCTAATAAGCTTCTTCACTCTACAAACAACAGTGGAAGTCAGGCAAATGAAGACCAAGATCAGTTTCCTTCTAAATGA